A genome region from Nicotiana tabacum cultivar K326 chromosome 13, ASM71507v2, whole genome shotgun sequence includes the following:
- the LOC107768188 gene encoding uncharacterized protein LOC107768188, translated as MGVNAMWEVWRKTLESKDFKLSRLKIKYLEYKFSEERHEEEVEVKIDTQVIPIRDSFKYLGSIIQSNGKIDEDVTHRIGAGWIRWRPASRVLCDKNAPPRLKGKFYRVVVRPAMLYGAECWPIKKSHVQKMSVAEMRTLRWMCGHTRKDKIMNEVIKDKVGVAPVEAKLRESRLR; from the coding sequence atgGGTGTTAACGCTATGTGGGAAGTTTGGAGAAAGACGCTGGAATCCAaagatttcaagttgagtaggttAAAAATTAAATACTTGGAGTACAAGTTCAGTGAGGAGAGACATGAAGAGGAAGTAGAAGTTAAGATTGATACTCAAGTCATTCCCATAAgagatagtttcaagtatcttgggtctatAATCCAAAGCAACGGAAAAATTGACGAGGATGTTACTCACCGCATTGGAGCGGGTTGGATTAGATGGAGGCCAGCTTCGAGGgttttatgtgataagaatgcACCGCCTAGACTTAAGGGCAAATTTTACAGGGTGGTGGTTAGACCAGctatgttgtatggagctgagtgttggcccATCAAGAAGTCTCATGTCCAAAAGATGAGCGTAGCAGAAATGAGGacgttgagatggatgtgtggtcaTACCAGGAAAGACAAGATCATGAATGAAGTTATTAAGGACAAGGTGGGAGTGGCACCCGTGGAAGCCAAGTTACGGGAATCGAGGCTGCGATAG